The following is a genomic window from Ignavibacteriota bacterium.
GAAGGCCGTCACATCATCGACACGCGGACCCACCAGCCGGTGGGCGGCCGGCATGCGGCCTGGTGTGTGTGCCATCGGCAACGGAGAGCGATGCGCTCTCCACGGCGTTCATGGTGATGTCCACGTCGGAGATCGCTGCATTCTGTGGCTCGCGCAGTGACATCAGGCCATTGTCATTGAGGCCGATGGTGCGTCGGGCGAACGGGTGGTCAGTTACGGTGGGAAAGCGGCTGACGCGCCGGATGGCAAGAAGGTCGGTGAGGACCTGCATGGCATGGGTGCGCACGTTCAGGCGGCTGTCCCTGTCGCAGCTCCATGACACAGGAACTCCGTCACGCGGTGCCCTGTATGAGAGCCATGACGAGCACTTCCACGTCGAAGAGGAAATGTTCGGTCGTGCAGCGGGAGAAGAGGGAGAGGGCGACATCGCCCTTGTACACTTTGAAGCCGCACTGTGTGTCGGTGAGGTTCTCCGGGAGAGAGAGTGCGCGGCGGAGCAACCACCGGACCATGCGGGAGAGCGTCTGCCGCCAGGGGTCCTGTGCCTTCTCGATCCTGCTTTCCGGCAGCCAGCGCGAGCCATGCGCGAGTTCACACTGTCCGCTCCTTATGAGCGCGAGTCCCCGGAGCGCATCGGCGTACGGCACCGTCAGTCCAGCGTCCGCGAACATCACGAACATCCCCTCGGACTTCATGATCCCTGCGCACCGCGGCGCCCTTGCCGGCGTGGTGCTGGAGCGTGATCACCGTGAGGGGTATGCGGAACTGCAGCATCCCCGCAGGGGCGGCATCGCCCGTGCCGTCCGTGCTGCCGTCGTCCACCACGATGATCTCGCCGGCGATGTTGTTGTCGGCGAGGAATATGCCGGCCGCGTCTACATCGGCAGCGATCTTGCGTGCTTCGTCGTAGGCCGGTATGATGATCGATAGCT
Proteins encoded in this region:
- a CDS encoding glycosyltransferase, with the protein product MELSIIIPAYDEARKIAADVDAAGIFLADNNIAGEIIVVDDGSTDGTGDAAPAGMLQFRIPLTVITLQHHAGKGAAVRRDHEVRGDVRDVRGRWTDGAVRRCAPGTRAHKERTV